A window from Flavobacterium sp. 83 encodes these proteins:
- a CDS encoding GNAT family N-acetyltransferase, with amino-acid sequence MLQITEATTKDLKTIRGIAYGSWPATYGEILSKEQIDYMLNLFYSDETLTENLNEKSHHFILVHYNSTCIGFASYEHNYLDKNKTRLHKIYLLPEAQGKGAGKLLIDTIENLAKINHSEAISLNVNKFNKALSFYQKNGFEIVSEEDIELDFGYLMEDYIMEKKL; translated from the coding sequence ATGTTACAAATTACGGAGGCAACAACTAAAGATCTTAAAACAATAAGAGGTATTGCTTATGGTTCTTGGCCAGCTACTTATGGAGAAATTTTATCCAAAGAACAGATTGACTACATGCTCAATTTGTTTTATTCAGATGAAACTTTAACTGAGAATTTAAATGAAAAAAGCCATCATTTCATACTAGTTCATTATAATAGTACTTGTATAGGATTTGCCTCGTATGAGCATAATTATTTGGATAAAAATAAGACCAGGCTACACAAAATTTATTTGCTCCCTGAAGCACAAGGTAAAGGAGCAGGGAAATTGCTGATTGATACTATTGAAAATTTAGCTAAAATAAATCATTCGGAAGCTATCTCATTAAATGTAAATAAATTTAATAAAGCACTCTCTTTTTACCAAAAAAATGGTTTTGAAATTGTTTCAGAAGAAGATATTGAATTGGATTTTGGTTATTTGATGGAAGATTATATTATGGAAAAGAAATTATAA
- a CDS encoding tRNA-(ms[2]io[6]A)-hydroxylase — MSVLRLKLPTDPRWVNIVEKNIEEILTDHAWCEQKAATNAITIITNNSEHQDLVKDLLALAKEEIDHFEQVHNIIIKRGLKLGRERKDDYVNELYLYMKKSGNGSRVSGLVERLLFSAMIEARSCERFKVLSENIQDEELATFYRDLMESEAGHYTTFITYARKYGVGIDVEKRWREWLAFEENIITNYGKNETIHG, encoded by the coding sequence ATGTCTGTACTAAGATTAAAATTGCCTACCGATCCGAGATGGGTCAATATTGTAGAAAAAAACATCGAAGAAATCTTGACGGATCATGCTTGGTGTGAACAAAAAGCAGCCACAAATGCCATTACGATTATCACTAATAACTCGGAGCATCAGGATTTAGTGAAGGATTTATTGGCTTTGGCCAAAGAAGAAATTGATCATTTTGAGCAAGTACACAATATCATCATTAAGCGTGGCTTAAAGTTAGGCCGTGAACGTAAAGATGATTATGTGAACGAATTGTATTTATACATGAAGAAGAGCGGTAATGGAAGCAGGGTTTCGGGTTTAGTGGAGCGCTTGTTGTTTTCGGCAATGATAGAAGCAAGAAGTTGTGAGCGATTCAAAGTGCTTTCAGAAAACATACAAGACGAAGAATTAGCTACTTTTTACAGAGATTTGATGGAAAGTGAAGCAGGTCACTATACCACTTTTATAACCTATGCAAGGAAATATGGAGTGGGAATTGATGTTGAAAAACGTTGGAGAGAATGGCTTGCATTTGAAGAAAATATTATCACAAATTACGGTAAAAACGAAACAATTCATGGGTGA
- the sbcD gene encoding exonuclease subunit SbcD produces MSIKILHTADWHIGKQLLKIDFLEDMNLFLHWLIKCIEENEINVLLMSGDLFDQANPSQLAMKQYYYFLKQLLPLKCKVILTGGNHDSPHVINAPKELLEILDITVVGGVPEAVSELFVEIEVDNQKVVVAAVPFLRDKDIRNVVPGESYDDKIELIRHGINTYFSGVNEYYKANHNGVPFIVMAHLYAQGASVSESEREIQIGNQAGVESAIFGEEPHYVALGHIHRPQIVGKSHIRYSGSPIALSFSEKEDRKEVVILELEGNEFNISSLPIPQFRKLISIKGTVEEVKKVISNYKSESSLIDLAEVLIEEENENIEHIRILEELLTTESENGLQILKGSIKFKNELAGTSKLLTKGEDVSDFSPLQLFEKRLEQDASIESTQDFVNAFKEIMESMQSSDSID; encoded by the coding sequence ATGAGTATAAAGATTTTACATACCGCCGATTGGCATATTGGAAAGCAGTTACTGAAAATTGATTTTTTAGAGGACATGAATCTTTTTTTGCACTGGTTAATCAAATGTATTGAAGAGAATGAAATAAATGTGTTATTGATGTCAGGAGATTTGTTCGATCAGGCAAATCCATCACAGCTGGCAATGAAGCAGTATTATTATTTTTTAAAGCAATTACTACCCTTGAAATGTAAGGTTATTTTAACTGGAGGAAATCACGATTCTCCCCATGTTATCAATGCCCCAAAAGAACTTTTGGAAATCCTGGACATTACTGTTGTAGGTGGTGTTCCTGAGGCTGTTTCTGAATTGTTTGTCGAAATTGAAGTAGATAACCAAAAAGTAGTTGTTGCCGCTGTTCCTTTTTTAAGGGATAAAGACATTCGGAATGTAGTTCCTGGAGAATCGTATGATGATAAAATTGAACTCATTAGACACGGAATTAACACTTATTTTAGCGGAGTAAATGAGTATTACAAAGCCAATCACAATGGTGTTCCGTTTATCGTTATGGCACATTTATATGCTCAGGGTGCTTCTGTATCAGAAAGTGAACGCGAAATCCAAATTGGAAACCAGGCGGGTGTCGAATCTGCAATTTTTGGGGAAGAACCGCATTATGTTGCTTTAGGACATATCCACAGACCGCAAATTGTCGGGAAATCGCATATCAGATACAGCGGTTCCCCAATTGCATTGAGTTTCAGTGAAAAAGAAGATCGTAAAGAAGTTGTTATTTTAGAATTGGAAGGAAATGAATTCAATATATCATCTTTGCCAATCCCACAATTCAGAAAATTGATCTCCATAAAAGGAACAGTTGAAGAAGTAAAAAAAGTAATATCAAACTACAAATCAGAATCCTCGTTAATCGATTTGGCCGAAGTGCTGATTGAAGAGGAAAATGAGAATATTGAACACATCAGAATATTGGAAGAATTACTGACCACTGAGTCGGAAAACGGACTGCAGATTTTAAAAGGTAGTATTAAATTTAAGAATGAGCTTGCAGGGACTTCAAAATTACTGACAAAAGGAGAAGACGTCAGCGATTTTTCCCCACTGCAATTGTTTGAAAAGCGCTTGGAGCAGGATGCCTCGATAGAAAGCACTCAGGATTTTGTAAACGCTTTTAAGGAAATAATGGAGTCTATGCAATCTTCGGATTCAATCGATTAA
- a CDS encoding ABC transporter ATP-binding protein, which produces MENNKVLEAVGLSKYFYDPVKFQVLKEINMSINHGEFVSIVGKSGCGKSTLLYLLSTMDTDYDGKIFIHNELVTGKTDKELALVRNEKIGFVFQFHYLLAEYNVLKNVMLPGMKLGKYSNQELEHRAMEHLKTLDMEDQALKMPNQLSGGQKQRVAIARALINDPLIIMGDEPTGNLDKKNSDLVFDIFNKLTQEQNQTLLVVTHDSDFAERTNRIITMEDGTII; this is translated from the coding sequence ATGGAAAACAATAAAGTTTTAGAAGCTGTTGGTTTGAGTAAATATTTTTATGATCCTGTGAAATTTCAGGTCTTAAAAGAAATCAACATGAGTATTAATCATGGTGAGTTTGTTTCGATAGTAGGAAAATCAGGTTGCGGAAAATCGACTTTGTTGTATTTACTTTCTACCATGGATACGGATTATGATGGAAAAATATTTATTCATAACGAACTTGTTACTGGAAAAACCGATAAAGAATTAGCATTAGTTAGAAATGAAAAAATAGGTTTCGTTTTTCAGTTTCATTATTTATTGGCAGAATATAATGTCTTAAAAAATGTCATGCTTCCGGGAATGAAATTAGGCAAATATTCCAATCAGGAACTCGAACATCGAGCGATGGAGCATTTAAAAACATTGGACATGGAAGATCAAGCTCTCAAAATGCCTAATCAATTGAGTGGTGGACAAAAACAGCGCGTGGCAATTGCTCGCGCTTTAATAAATGATCCTTTGATTATAATGGGTGATGAGCCTACAGGAAATTTAGACAAGAAAAATAGCGATTTGGTTTTTGATATATTTAATAAGTTGACCCAAGAGCAAAATCAGACTTTATTGGTTGTAACGCATGATAGCGATTTTGCCGAACGGACTAATAGAATCATTACCATGGAAGATGGGACTATTATTTAA
- a CDS encoding FtsX-like permease family protein: MNFKLILNIALHLLQARLKQTIVAAVGVTFSIAMFISLVSFMHGLNDLLDGLMLNRTPHVLLYNEIKPSENQPVSLSGDYKNNNNFIHSIKPKDRGKSIYNGKTIIKILKDDARIIDVAPKVTTPVFFNSGTIEISGVINGIDVLPEEKLFKISDYIIEGKVADLLQNNSIIIGKGLADKMLLSKGDIIKITTSKGNLASLKIVGISEIGIAEIDNTMSYTSLDTAQKILGEPTNYITDIQIKLFDMTLAPAVAKEFRDKFNIDTIDYQTANSQFETGSTVRSIISYAVGVVLLIVAGFGIYNILNMMIYEKMDSIAILKATGFSGNDVKWIFVSLSIIIGLVGGLFGLLFGYVFSSIIDVIPFETASLPTIKTYPINYDPLFYIIGITFALFTTIIAGLFPALKASKVDPVEIIRGK, translated from the coding sequence ATGAACTTCAAACTAATATTAAACATTGCACTGCATTTGCTTCAAGCGAGACTAAAACAAACTATTGTTGCGGCAGTTGGAGTAACTTTTAGTATTGCTATGTTTATATCCTTGGTTAGTTTTATGCATGGTTTAAATGATTTATTAGATGGATTAATGCTCAATAGAACGCCACATGTTCTTTTGTATAACGAAATAAAACCTTCAGAGAATCAACCAGTTTCGTTATCTGGCGATTATAAAAACAACAACAATTTTATTCATTCGATTAAGCCAAAAGATAGGGGGAAATCTATTTACAATGGTAAAACGATTATTAAAATTTTAAAAGATGATGCTCGTATTATTGATGTCGCACCAAAAGTTACTACTCCTGTTTTTTTTAATTCTGGAACCATTGAAATATCAGGGGTAATCAATGGTATTGATGTTTTACCGGAAGAGAAATTATTTAAAATAAGCGATTATATTATAGAAGGGAAAGTAGCTGATTTACTTCAGAATAACAGTATTATCATCGGAAAGGGATTAGCTGACAAAATGTTACTTTCTAAAGGGGATATTATCAAAATTACTACTTCCAAAGGGAATTTGGCCTCTTTAAAAATCGTTGGAATCTCTGAAATTGGTATTGCTGAAATTGACAATACGATGAGCTATACTTCATTGGACACAGCCCAAAAAATATTAGGGGAACCTACTAATTATATTACTGATATTCAGATTAAACTTTTTGATATGACTTTGGCTCCTGCTGTTGCAAAAGAGTTTCGGGATAAATTCAACATAGACACTATCGATTATCAAACTGCCAATTCACAATTTGAAACCGGAAGTACAGTGCGAAGTATTATCTCTTATGCGGTTGGAGTGGTGTTGCTTATTGTTGCTGGTTTTGGAATTTATAATATCCTGAATATGATGATTTATGAAAAAATGGATAGCATTGCTATTCTAAAAGCAACTGGTTTTTCTGGGAATGATGTCAAATGGATTTTTGTTTCACTTTCTATTATTATAGGACTTGTAGGTGGATTATTTGGATTGTTATTTGGCTATGTCTTTTCCTCAATTATAGATGTCATTCCATTTGAAACCGCTTCATTGCCTACAATAAAAACCTATCCTATCAATTATGACCCATTATTCTATATTATCGGAATTACTTTTGCACTATTTACCACGATAATTGCAGGGCTTTTTCCTGCTTTGAAAGCCAGTAAAGTTGATCCGGTAGAAATAATCAGAGGGAAGTAA
- a CDS encoding pentapeptide repeat-containing protein encodes MPEYFLDIEYNNIIYSEEEVNFKEFECCTFTNCNFSQCIFLAVTFIDCTFNECTFSNAKINYVAFRTVTFNRCKIKEVNFAMCDKLIFEITFNDCILDFSKFYTLKIKGTSFTNCSLIAVDFMATDLTEVIFENCDLYRSEFAKAIANKANFKTSYNYTIDPTKTKLKKAVFSLEGLKGLLYKHEIVVK; translated from the coding sequence ATGCCTGAATATTTTCTAGATATTGAATACAATAACATCATTTATAGCGAAGAAGAAGTCAATTTTAAGGAATTTGAGTGTTGTACTTTTACAAATTGTAATTTCTCCCAATGTATTTTTCTGGCAGTAACTTTTATTGACTGTACGTTCAATGAATGTACTTTTAGCAATGCAAAAATAAATTATGTCGCCTTTAGAACCGTAACTTTCAATCGCTGCAAAATCAAAGAGGTAAATTTTGCCATGTGCGATAAATTAATTTTCGAAATTACTTTTAATGATTGTATTTTAGATTTCTCCAAATTTTACACGCTAAAAATTAAAGGAACATCCTTTACCAATTGTAGTTTAATTGCAGTAGATTTTATGGCCACTGATTTAACCGAAGTCATTTTTGAAAATTGCGATTTATACCGTTCTGAATTTGCAAAAGCAATTGCTAATAAAGCGAATTTTAAAACAAGTTACAACTACACTATTGACCCAACCAAGACAAAATTAAAAAAAGCTGTTTTCTCTTTGGAAGGACTTAAAGGATTGCTATACAAACACGAGATTGTAGTTAAATAA
- a CDS encoding DUF6526 family protein — protein METQSYKNHIRYYPPHHFVYYPIIMTFLAFSIYFVFTTTEKLIWIFISGIFVILFCLAFMLRQHYALTLQNRIVRLELRYRYFSITGKRMEDFEHQLNDDQLFALRFAPDDDLPALLERTLNENLSGTAIKKAIINWKGDYDRV, from the coding sequence ATGGAAACACAATCTTATAAAAACCATATTCGATATTATCCGCCCCATCATTTTGTTTATTATCCTATAATAATGACATTTCTGGCCTTTAGCATCTATTTTGTTTTTACGACCACTGAGAAATTGATTTGGATTTTCATTAGTGGTATTTTTGTCATTCTATTTTGTCTGGCTTTCATGTTACGCCAGCATTACGCTTTGACTTTACAAAACAGAATCGTACGCTTAGAGCTTCGGTACCGCTATTTTTCAATAACAGGAAAGAGAATGGAGGATTTTGAACACCAATTAAATGACGACCAATTATTTGCCTTACGTTTTGCACCAGATGATGACCTTCCTGCGCTGCTAGAAAGAACACTGAATGAAAATCTTTCAGGAACAGCAATTAAAAAAGCCATTATTAATTGGAAAGGAGATTACGACAGAGTTTAA
- a CDS encoding YqiA/YcfP family alpha/beta fold hydrolase has product MNILFLHGLESKLSAPKRAILETYGTVIAPDLDYKSNPNMIQMLYDEYHSQDINAIIGSSMGGFAAFHLANNMGICALLYNPALPYRNAVEQIIPATLPINNSAFIRIVLGAQDDVIKAKDNLNYFAQHSNPTTDYTITIKKELAHQIPVKIFEQETKAFFDEIC; this is encoded by the coding sequence ATGAACATCCTTTTCCTCCACGGGCTCGAAAGCAAATTAAGTGCCCCAAAAAGAGCCATTCTCGAAACTTACGGAACGGTTATCGCTCCCGATTTAGATTACAAATCGAATCCAAATATGATTCAAATGCTGTACGATGAATATCACAGTCAGGACATCAATGCAATCATAGGTAGCAGTATGGGAGGTTTTGCCGCGTTTCATTTGGCAAATAATATGGGTATTTGTGCCTTGCTGTACAATCCGGCACTGCCCTACCGCAATGCAGTCGAGCAAATAATACCTGCAACCTTGCCTATCAACAACTCCGCTTTCATACGAATTGTTTTGGGTGCCCAGGATGATGTTATCAAGGCAAAAGACAACTTAAACTATTTCGCACAACATAGTAATCCGACAACTGATTATACTATAACTATTAAAAAAGAGTTGGCGCACCAAATTCCTGTTAAAATTTTCGAACAAGAAACAAAAGCTTTTTTTGACGAAATATGTTAG
- a CDS encoding ATP-binding protein, giving the protein MKILGLYKNSQVFKIALAIAIVVVCYIASVFYSQMKKLDSTVDLIAKSNETQIELEKLLSVISIYETNLRSFIITKDESYIQDRFLSRGKIEENLTKLKKLTSNNPVRNKDIDGLKKIIDYRFKLFRQTLIIAKSKNSGPIYLNAKLLESSEVTDKMKSFVTKIIFSESAKTKFQNDNHQFELRDSIVTAFLLVILSLLILLLSFNKMNVDIDELKKANDKLKLLNESYNTAEMTAGFGHWMVNLETNTYAFSDNLYRLMGVEPNEFEPNIKNTIKYIHPDDLDYVIKVHKDSLVNHQSTSMVFRFLTPKGDVKYIMGVGSFTNDGNGDLIKIGVNCDITNQYKKTLELEENNKELKYINKELEAFNNIVSHDLQEPLRKIQMFISRLEEKELYLMTQQGKEYFSKIRVAANRMQTLLIDLVDYSRTIKGDKVFVETDLNKLLEETTQDLSSTIEEKKATVQIGNLPTIKVIPFQIKQLFINLISNSLKYSKDDLQPQISIFSEEITKKEVVEYKIANATDYYKIVVEDNGIGFKQEYAEKIFLLFKRLETDPKYSGTGLGLAICNRIVENHKGFIKVKGEPGVGAKFYVFIPKGDLI; this is encoded by the coding sequence ATGAAAATTCTGGGCCTATATAAAAACTCTCAAGTGTTTAAAATAGCGTTAGCTATTGCAATTGTTGTGGTTTGTTATATTGCTTCAGTTTTTTATTCTCAAATGAAAAAACTCGATTCAACTGTTGACTTAATTGCAAAATCAAATGAGACTCAAATTGAACTCGAAAAACTTTTATCAGTAATAAGTATTTATGAAACTAATTTGCGAAGCTTTATCATCACAAAAGATGAATCGTATATACAAGACCGTTTTTTAAGTAGAGGTAAAATAGAAGAAAACTTAACTAAGTTAAAAAAGCTTACTTCAAATAATCCAGTAAGAAATAAGGATATTGACGGACTTAAAAAGATAATTGATTATAGATTTAAGTTATTCCGACAGACGTTAATTATTGCAAAAAGTAAAAATTCAGGACCCATATACTTAAATGCTAAATTGCTTGAAAGTAGTGAGGTTACTGATAAGATGAAGTCTTTTGTTACTAAGATAATTTTTTCCGAAAGCGCTAAAACTAAATTTCAAAATGATAATCATCAATTTGAATTGCGAGATTCGATTGTAACGGCTTTTTTATTAGTTATCCTTTCTCTTTTAATATTACTGTTATCATTTAACAAAATGAATGTAGATATTGATGAACTCAAAAAGGCGAATGATAAATTAAAATTGCTTAATGAGTCCTATAATACTGCTGAAATGACTGCAGGTTTCGGACATTGGATGGTTAATCTAGAAACTAACACCTATGCTTTTTCAGATAATCTATATCGTTTAATGGGGGTTGAACCCAATGAATTTGAGCCCAATATAAAAAATACAATTAAATACATTCATCCGGATGATTTAGATTATGTAATCAAAGTACATAAAGATTCTTTAGTAAATCACCAGTCTACTTCGATGGTATTTAGGTTTTTAACTCCAAAAGGGGACGTTAAATATATAATGGGTGTAGGCAGTTTTACTAATGATGGAAATGGGGATTTAATTAAAATAGGGGTAAATTGTGATATTACAAATCAATACAAAAAAACACTTGAATTAGAAGAAAATAATAAAGAGCTTAAATATATCAATAAAGAACTCGAAGCTTTCAATAATATAGTGAGTCATGATTTGCAAGAACCGCTTCGTAAGATTCAAATGTTTATTTCCAGATTAGAAGAAAAAGAATTGTACTTGATGACCCAACAGGGGAAAGAATATTTTTCTAAAATTCGTGTTGCGGCCAATAGAATGCAAACCTTGTTAATAGATTTAGTTGATTATTCCAGAACAATAAAAGGAGACAAGGTTTTTGTAGAAACAGATTTAAATAAACTCTTGGAGGAAACTACTCAAGATTTATCCTCTACTATTGAAGAGAAAAAAGCAACCGTTCAAATTGGAAATTTACCAACAATCAAAGTAATACCTTTTCAGATTAAGCAGCTTTTTATAAACTTAATTTCTAATTCTCTTAAATATAGTAAAGACGATTTACAACCTCAAATAAGTATATTTTCTGAAGAAATTACTAAAAAAGAAGTGGTTGAGTATAAAATAGCAAATGCAACGGATTATTATAAAATTGTGGTAGAAGATAATGGAATTGGTTTCAAACAAGAATATGCCGAGAAAATATTTCTATTATTCAAACGTTTAGAAACAGATCCTAAATACTCAGGTACTGGGCTTGGTCTGGCTATTTGTAATCGAATTGTAGAGAACCACAAGGGTTTTATAAAAGTAAAAGGCGAACCTGGAGTAGGAGCTAAATTCTATGTTTTTATTCCTAAAGGAGATTTGATTTAA
- a CDS encoding response regulator — translation MITHQDSMHILLADDDEDDRTFFSEAIQELKMNNKLTLFKDGKDLMDYLEHPDIRLPHVLFLDLNMPGKTGIDCLKEIRANIRFKDVSIAIYSTSSSEKDIEDTFIEGANIYIKKPNDFSMLKKVIKEVVNMNWQFHTSGLNIETFFFSI, via the coding sequence ATGATTACACATCAAGATTCAATGCATATTCTATTAGCTGACGATGATGAAGATGATCGCACATTTTTTAGTGAAGCTATACAGGAGCTTAAAATGAATAATAAGTTGACTCTATTTAAAGATGGTAAAGATCTAATGGATTATTTAGAACATCCTGATATTAGGTTACCCCATGTTTTATTTCTGGATTTAAATATGCCAGGAAAAACAGGTATAGATTGTCTAAAAGAAATCAGAGCAAATATTCGTTTCAAAGATGTTTCAATTGCTATATATTCTACTTCTTCATCAGAAAAAGATATTGAAGATACGTTTATAGAAGGCGCAAATATTTACATTAAAAAGCCAAATGATTTTTCAATGTTGAAAAAAGTAATTAAAGAAGTTGTAAATATGAATTGGCAATTTCATACCTCAGGTTTGAATATAGAAACCTTTTTCTTTAGTATATAA
- a CDS encoding efflux RND transporter periplasmic adaptor subunit, translating to MSFKSRSLFFLLIFSVLSCSKKSTEETKPTLGDVTESVYASGVIKADGQYTVLSTVNGTLQKVNVIAGQSITKGQSLFELESDKAELNTENALLAYQLSLQSNRYIQDKISEMEMKVQSAKDKLTLDESIYNRNKNIKNQGGISEVDFERVALAFKSSKINYESAKKQLSQLKAQLENDQNRNKINLKINQKSQSDFSVKSAFSGKLFDVLVKEGTLITPQTPLAIIGKPDSFLLELEVDENDMVRVTLGQKVLVTMDSYKGQVFDAVVDKIYPIMDERSRTFKIEAHFIKPPDKLYPNLTAEANIIIQVKKNTITIPKSYLIQNKYVLVNNDEKREVKVGLSDYEKVEILEGLKAEETIYMPK from the coding sequence ATGAGTTTTAAATCAAGATCATTATTTTTTTTACTTATTTTTAGTGTATTATCTTGTTCTAAAAAAAGTACCGAAGAAACAAAACCCACTTTGGGAGATGTCACAGAAAGTGTTTATGCTTCGGGTGTAATTAAAGCTGATGGACAATATACCGTTTTATCGACAGTGAATGGAACCTTGCAAAAAGTAAATGTTATTGCTGGTCAGTCCATAACTAAAGGACAATCATTATTTGAACTGGAAAGTGATAAAGCAGAATTGAATACTGAAAATGCCCTATTAGCGTATCAATTAAGCCTGCAAAGTAACCGTTATATCCAAGATAAAATTTCCGAAATGGAAATGAAAGTTCAGTCTGCCAAAGATAAACTAACCTTAGATGAATCGATTTATAACAGAAATAAGAATATTAAAAATCAAGGCGGAATTTCGGAAGTTGATTTTGAAAGAGTAGCATTAGCTTTTAAAAGTTCTAAAATCAATTATGAATCTGCCAAAAAGCAATTGAGTCAACTCAAGGCGCAATTAGAAAATGACCAAAACAGGAATAAAATTAACCTTAAAATCAATCAAAAATCCCAAAGCGATTTCAGTGTTAAAAGCGCCTTCTCAGGAAAATTGTTTGATGTATTGGTCAAAGAAGGAACTTTGATTACACCGCAAACTCCTTTGGCAATAATAGGTAAACCAGATTCTTTTTTATTGGAATTAGAAGTGGACGAAAATGATATGGTACGAGTTACGCTGGGGCAAAAAGTACTCGTGACGATGGACAGTTATAAAGGTCAGGTTTTTGACGCAGTTGTCGATAAAATTTATCCTATCATGGATGAGCGTTCCCGTACTTTCAAAATTGAAGCTCATTTTATAAAACCACCGGATAAACTATATCCTAATCTTACCGCTGAAGCGAATATTATAATTCAGGTCAAGAAAAATACTATCACAATTCCTAAATCTTATTTAATTCAAAACAAATATGTTTTGGTGAATAATGATGAAAAGCGAGAAGTAAAAGTGGGTTTGAGTGATTATGAAAAAGTAGAGATTCTAGAAGGATTAAAAGCAGAAGAAACTATTTATATGCCCAAGTAA
- a CDS encoding AraC family transcriptional regulator: MKLNFNYDGNMACRAILQDQLEKLDIKYQFLNLGQIEIGEDMSDDSFAILQDSLRKYGINIIDNPKGQLIQKIKDVIIEIVYEKDKFPNITISQYLSDKLNFRYGYLTNVFSEYTHTSIENFIIIQKIERAKKLIIEEQLTLTEISHELNYSSVAYLSTQFKKVTGLTPSMFKRIVGKRRELANNE, encoded by the coding sequence ATGAAACTCAATTTTAATTATGATGGAAATATGGCTTGTAGAGCGATATTACAAGATCAATTAGAAAAATTAGATATTAAATATCAATTTTTGAATCTTGGACAGATTGAAATCGGTGAAGATATGTCAGACGATAGCTTTGCAATACTTCAAGACAGTTTGAGGAAATATGGAATTAATATTATTGATAACCCAAAAGGGCAATTAATTCAAAAAATTAAAGATGTTATTATTGAGATAGTGTACGAAAAAGATAAATTTCCTAATATAACTATTTCTCAGTATCTATCAGATAAATTGAATTTTAGGTATGGATACCTTACCAATGTTTTTTCAGAATATACGCATACATCAATTGAGAATTTTATTATTATCCAAAAGATTGAAAGAGCAAAGAAATTAATAATTGAAGAGCAACTGACTTTAACTGAGATTTCTCATGAACTGAATTATAGCAGTGTCGCTTATTTATCAACTCAGTTTAAAAAAGTAACAGGATTAACGCCTTCCATGTTTAAAAGGATTGTTGGTAAAAGAAGAGAGTTAGCTAATAATGAATAA